A genomic window from Phoenix dactylifera cultivar Barhee BC4 unplaced genomic scaffold, palm_55x_up_171113_PBpolish2nd_filt_p 000007F, whole genome shotgun sequence includes:
- the LOC103704571 gene encoding UDP-glycosyltransferase 83A1-like yields the protein MGSPQAIMIPYPAQGHVIPLLALSHSMVAHGFKITFINSEFSHDRVVAALSQKDGDGAEGIQMVSFPDGLAPGEDHNDLQKVTEGFLRVMPRCLEELINQMNTSGGDRVACVIADVNMGWALEVAQKMGIRSAAFWPASTAVLAIFLSIPKMIQDGIIDANGMPERIETFQLSTGMPSVNTSQLPWNSVGDFKSQGVMFKLIVSFCQAMQLAETIICNSFYDLESPACTLFPNILPIGPLLTGQQFGKEVGHFWQVDTTCMSWLDEQPANSVIHVAFGSLAAFHQHQFQELALGLELSGHSFLWVVRPDLTDGMDDAWLDGFRDRVKGQGKLVGWCPQQQVLAHPSIACFISHCGWNSTLEGVKNGVPFLCWPYFIDQFLNQTYICDVWKTGLSVDRDDKGFVPREQIKEKVDQIFGNEEMKARALMWKDIANRCTQEGGSSYKNFKSFVDSMKE from the exons ATGGGTTCACCTCAAGCCATCATGATACCTTATCCAGCGCAGGGCCATGTCATTCCCTTATTAGCTCTCTCCCACTCCATGGTTGCCCATGGCTTCAAGATCACATTCATCAATTCCGAGTTCAGCCATGACCGAGTCGTTGCTGCCTTGTCCCAGAAAGATGGTGATGGGGCGGAAGGGATACAAATGGTTTCCTTTCCGGATGGATTGGCACCTGGTGAAGACCACAATGATCTCCAAAAGGTGACTGAAGGCTTCTTGAGGGTCATGCCTCGATGTTTGGAGGAACTCATAAACCAGATGAACACATCAGGAGGCGACCGGGTTGCATGCGTTATCGCCGATGTGAACATGGGGTGGGCTCTCGAAGTGGCGCAGAAGATGGGCATCCGGTCGGCTGCCTTTTGGCCTGCGTCTACTGCAGTGCTTGCAATATTTCTGAGCATTCCCAAGATGATCCAGGATGGAATCATTGATGCCAATG GAATGCCGGAAAGGATTGAGACTTTCCAGCTGAGCACTGGCATGCCATCTGTGAACACAAGCCAACTTCCATGGAATTCTGTCGGCGATTTCAAATCTCAAGGAGTCATGTTCAAGCTCATAGTCAGTTTTTGTCAAGCAATGCAGCTTGCTGAAACAATCATTTGCAACTCATTCTACGACCTTGAGTCACCAGCATGCACCCTCTTTCCAAACATACTGCCTATTGGACCATTACTCACAGGCCAACAGTTTGGAAAGGAAGTTGGGCATTTCTGGCAAGTGGATACAACCTGCATGAGTTGGCTGGATGAGCAACCTGCTAACTCGGTCATCCATGTCGCATTTGGGAGCTTGGCAGCCTTCCACCAGCACCAATTCCAGGAGCTTGCACTTGGGCTTGAACTCTCTGGCCATTCATTCCTGTGGGTCGTACGACCCGATCTCACAGATGGGATGGATGATGCCTGGTTAGATGGATTTCGAGATCGAGTCAAAGGCCAGGGAAAGTTGGTAGGATGGTGTCCTCAACAGCAGGTACTGGCTCACCCTTCCATTGCCTGCTTCATTTCTCACTGTGGTTGGAATTCAACATTGGAAGGGGTGAAGAATGGAGTTCCTTTCCTCTGCTGGCCCTACTTCATCGATCAGTTCCTCAACCAGACCTATATCTGTGATGTTTGGAAGACTGGTTTGAGCGTAGATCGTGATGACAAAGGGTTTGTTCCAAGGGAGCAGATCAAAGAGAAGGTGGACCAAATATTTGGCAATGAGGAGATGAAGGCCAGGGCCTTGATGTGGAAGGATATTGCCAATAGGTGTACCCAGGAAGGAGGGTCTTCCTATAAGAATTTCAAGTCCTTCGTAGATTCCATGAAAGAATGA
- the LOC113462155 gene encoding LOW QUALITY PROTEIN: UDP-glycosyltransferase 83A1-like (The sequence of the model RefSeq protein was modified relative to this genomic sequence to represent the inferred CDS: inserted 2 bases in 1 codon; deleted 1 base in 1 codon), with the protein MGSPQAIMIPYPMQGHVIPLLALSHSMVAHGFKITFINSEFNHDRVVAALSQKDGDGAEGYKWFPFPDGLAPGEDRNDLRKITEGFLSVMPRCLEELINQMNTSGGDRVACVIADVNMGWALEVAQKMGIRSAGFWPASTAVLAIFLSIPKMIQDGIIDANGMPQRSETFQLSPGMPSVNTSQFTWNSVSDFESQVVIFKLIVSFCQAMQRAETIICNTFYDLESPACTLFPNILPIGPLLTGQQFGKEVGHFWQVDTTCMSWLDEQPANSVIYIAFGSLAVFNQHQFQELALGLELSGHSFLWVVRPDLTDGIDDAWLDGFRDRSXKGQGKLVGWSPQQQVLAHPSIACFISHCGWNSTLEGVMNGVPFLCWPYYVDQFLDQTYICDVWKIGLSIERDDKGFVPREQIKEKVDQIFGNEKMKARP; encoded by the exons ATGGGTTCACCTCAAGCCATCATGATACCTTATCCAATGCAGGGCCATGTCATCCCCTTACTAGCTCTCTCCCACTCCATGGTTGCCCATGGCTTCAAGATCACATTCATCAATTCCGAGTTCAACCATGACCGAGTCGTTGCTGCCTTGTCCCAGAAAGATGGTGATGGAGCGGAAGGATACAAATGGTTTCCTTTCCCGGATGGATTGGCACCTGGTGAAGACCGCAATGATCTCCGAAAGATTACTGAAGGCTTCTTGAGCGTCATGCCTCGATGTTTGGAGGAACTCATAAACCAGATGAACACATCAGGAGGTGACCGGGTTGCATGCGTTATCGCCGATGTGAACATGGGGTGGGCTCTCGAAGTGGCGCAGAAGATGGGCATCCGGTCGGCTGGCTTTTGGCCTGCATCTACTGCAGTGCTTGCAATATTTCTGAGCATTCCCAAGATGATCCAGGATGGAATCATTGATGCCAACG GAATGCCACAAAGGAGTGAGACTTTCCAGCTGAGCCCCGGCATGCCATCTGTGAACACAAGCCAATTTACATGGAATTCGGTCAGTGATTTCGAATCACAAGTAGTCATCTTCAAGCTCATAGTCAGTTTTTGTCAAGCAATGCAGCGTGCTGAAACAATCATTTGCAACACATTCTACGACCTTGAGTCACCAGCATGCACCCTCTTTCCAAACATACTGCCTATT GGACCATTACTCACAGGCCAACAGTTTGGAAAGGAAGTTGGGCATTTCTGGCAAGTGGATACAACCTGCATGAGTTGGCTGGATGAGCAACCTGCTAACTCGGTCATCTATATCGCATTTGGGAGCTTGGCAGTCTTCAACCAGCACCAATTCCAGGAGCTTGCACTTGGGCTTGAACTCTCTGGCCATTCATTCCTGTGGGTCGTAAGACCCGATCTCACAGATGGGATAGATGATGCCTGGTTAGATGGGTTTCGAGATCGGAG TAAAGGCCAGGGAAAGTTGGTAGGATGGTCTCCTCAACAGCAGGTACTGGCTCACCCTTCCATTGCCTGCTTCATTTCTCACTGTGGTTGGAATTCAACATTGGAAGGGGTGATGAATGGAGTTCCTTTCCTCTGCTGGCCTTACTACGTCGATCAGTTCCTCGACCAGACCTATATCTGTGATGTTTGGAAGATTGGTTTGAGCATAGAACGTGATGACAAAGGGTTTGTTCCAAGGGAGCAGATCAAAGAGAAGGTGGACCAAATATTTGGCAATGAGAAGATGAAGGCCAGGCCTTGA